In a genomic window of Rhodothermales bacterium:
- the sucC gene encoding ADP-forming succinate--CoA ligase subunit beta, which translates to MKLHEYQAKEILFKFGVTTQPGAVATTVDEAVEAARKIAAESGNDLFVVKAQIHAGGRGKGGGVKLARGVEGVREKAEAILGMMLKTHQTGPEGQKVRKVLIAEAVDIEKEFYVGVTLDRQRNANVIMASTEGGVEIESVAEESPEKILKEWVDPAIGLRAYQARSLAFGLGFTGQALKSATKFISALYKAFEESDCSLAEINPLVLTKQGDVLAIDAKISLDENALFRHPALAELRDIHEEDPLEVESTNFGLNYVKLDGNVGCMVNGAGLAMATMDLIKLAGGEPANFLDVGGSASAETVEAGFRIILKDPNVKTILVNIFGGIVRCDRVARGVVEAAHNVGITVPLIVRLQGTNAEEGKQILDDSDIELRTATLFREAAEKVNEALTSVTA; encoded by the coding sequence ATGAAGCTTCACGAATATCAGGCGAAGGAGATCCTGTTCAAATTCGGCGTCACGACACAACCCGGGGCCGTTGCGACGACGGTTGACGAGGCTGTGGAAGCGGCCCGCAAGATCGCGGCCGAGTCGGGAAACGACCTGTTCGTCGTGAAGGCTCAAATCCACGCCGGGGGTCGCGGGAAAGGCGGCGGAGTCAAGCTCGCCAGAGGTGTGGAAGGAGTGAGAGAAAAAGCCGAGGCGATTCTCGGGATGATGCTGAAGACCCATCAGACGGGGCCCGAAGGCCAGAAGGTGCGCAAGGTCCTTATCGCCGAAGCGGTCGATATCGAGAAGGAATTCTACGTCGGCGTCACCCTTGATCGCCAGCGGAATGCCAACGTGATCATGGCATCGACCGAGGGTGGGGTAGAGATTGAATCGGTAGCAGAAGAATCTCCAGAGAAGATTCTCAAGGAGTGGGTAGACCCGGCGATTGGCCTTCGTGCGTATCAGGCGCGTTCGCTCGCGTTTGGTCTAGGTTTTACAGGCCAGGCGCTCAAGTCGGCCACGAAGTTTATCTCGGCCCTGTACAAAGCATTTGAAGAGTCAGATTGCTCCTTGGCTGAAATCAACCCGCTCGTTCTCACAAAGCAGGGCGATGTGCTCGCCATCGATGCGAAAATCAGTCTGGATGAAAACGCTCTGTTCAGGCATCCGGCGCTTGCGGAGCTGCGCGACATTCATGAGGAGGACCCACTGGAGGTCGAGTCGACGAACTTCGGACTGAACTATGTCAAGCTGGATGGAAATGTCGGCTGTATGGTGAATGGTGCCGGTCTGGCGATGGCTACGATGGACTTGATCAAGCTCGCGGGCGGTGAGCCGGCGAATTTTCTTGATGTCGGCGGAAGTGCAAGTGCGGAGACGGTTGAGGCGGGTTTCCGGATTATCCTCAAGGATCCCAACGTCAAGACGATTCTCGTGAACATTTTTGGTGGCATCGTTCGCTGCGATCGGGTCGCGCGCGGCGTTGTTGAAGCGGCTCACAATGTGGGTATCACGGTACCGCTTATCGTGCGTCTGCAGGGCACGAATGCGGAGGAAGGGAAGCAGATCCTTGACGATAGCGATATCGAA